The Rhodopseudomonas palustris genome window below encodes:
- a CDS encoding outer membrane protein: protein MKKFLLSAVAVGVLGAPAFAADLGPRPAYTKAPPATAPAAVYNWTGFYIGGNVGGAFAGSDNIQSDSGRFMGGVQGGFDYQFAPNWVVGLEAQYSWMASNNTGVVFPAGSTATENTRGLGSVTGRLGYTWGPALLYAKGGYAFRDSSLGVATAGGIPAAYSTSGSRNDGYTVGAGLEYMFAPSWSAKVEYQYYKFDNTAFTSGPADMVGTTFRNDDHTVKAGINYRFGWGGPAVAKY from the coding sequence ATGAAGAAGTTTCTGCTCAGCGCAGTCGCGGTCGGCGTGCTCGGTGCGCCGGCTTTCGCCGCCGATCTCGGTCCGCGGCCGGCCTACACCAAGGCGCCGCCCGCCACCGCGCCGGCGGCGGTCTACAACTGGACCGGCTTCTACATCGGCGGCAATGTCGGCGGCGCGTTCGCCGGCAGCGACAACATCCAGAGCGATTCCGGCCGCTTCATGGGCGGCGTGCAGGGCGGCTTCGACTATCAGTTCGCGCCGAACTGGGTGGTCGGCCTCGAGGCGCAATACAGCTGGATGGCGTCGAACAACACCGGCGTGGTGTTTCCGGCGGGTAGCACCGCGACCGAGAACACCCGCGGTCTGGGCTCCGTCACCGGCCGGCTCGGCTATACGTGGGGCCCGGCGCTGCTCTACGCCAAGGGCGGCTACGCCTTCCGCGATTCCAGCCTCGGCGTCGCCACCGCAGGCGGCATTCCGGCGGCGTATTCGACGTCGGGCAGCCGCAACGATGGCTACACGGTCGGCGCCGGCCTCGAATACATGTTCGCGCCGAGCTGGTCCGCCAAGGTCGAGTATCAGTACTACAAATTCGACAACACCGCCTTCACCAGCGGTCCGGCCGACATGGTCGGCACCACGTTCCGCAACGACGACCACACCGTCAAGGCCGGCATCAATTATCGCTTCGGCTGGGGCGGCCCCGCGGTCGCGAAGTACTAG
- a CDS encoding TolC family outer membrane protein → MFKIAQIALAAAVVGLVSSTAAFAAEPFTILDAINQAVKTNPGVGEAAANRRATEAEMRQSQGTLLPQVRLEASAGPEMLKQYVSPEPLNNDVYLRGRQAGVVVRQLLFDGFASINEVWRQAARVDAAAFRVLERTELIGLDAAEAYIDVVRYTRLVGLAEQNLRVHLELRKNVLARFEGGRAGEGDTQQAEERVAAAQAVAAEFRLSLETARAKFRKVVGLEPYNLRFPGRLPEMPKNKAASLDVAYKFNPTLRAAGADVVAAKRGFDATTGAFLPTLSLEGRASRGKESILYNNQYDQVSGKLVASWDIFNGGQSSWRREEAAQRMIEQQQRQARLQRDALESIDKAWAARTITNDRVAALVRDVEAARRTFIAYNKEYELGQRTLIDLLNSQNQYFNANVSLISARGVAVFADYQLLATMGQMLNYLKTGHPPETELVDVHPSGFIGYKLAPIRLAAPSPGPEPLSTVPPVQLFGFYFNGPPKLPTVINFDDRWASHEVAESSALFVAAGTYGRNASAAK, encoded by the coding sequence ATGTTCAAAATCGCTCAAATAGCTCTCGCTGCAGCCGTTGTCGGTCTGGTTTCCAGTACCGCCGCCTTTGCGGCGGAGCCGTTCACGATCTTGGACGCCATCAACCAGGCCGTGAAGACCAATCCTGGAGTGGGCGAGGCGGCAGCCAACCGGCGCGCGACGGAAGCCGAGATGAGGCAGAGCCAGGGGACGCTGCTACCGCAGGTCCGGCTCGAAGCCAGCGCCGGCCCGGAGATGCTGAAGCAATACGTCTCGCCGGAGCCGCTCAATAACGACGTTTATCTGCGCGGGCGCCAGGCCGGCGTCGTCGTGCGGCAATTGCTGTTCGACGGATTTGCCTCGATCAACGAAGTGTGGCGGCAGGCGGCCCGCGTCGATGCCGCGGCATTTCGGGTGCTGGAGCGCACCGAGCTGATCGGACTCGACGCCGCCGAAGCTTATATCGACGTGGTGCGCTATACCCGGCTGGTGGGGCTCGCCGAACAGAACCTCAGGGTCCATCTCGAGCTGCGCAAGAACGTGTTGGCGCGTTTCGAAGGCGGACGGGCCGGCGAGGGCGACACCCAGCAGGCCGAAGAACGCGTCGCCGCAGCACAGGCCGTGGCCGCGGAGTTCCGTCTCAGCCTCGAGACCGCACGCGCTAAATTCCGCAAGGTCGTCGGCCTAGAGCCGTACAATCTGCGCTTCCCCGGCCGCCTCCCGGAGATGCCGAAGAACAAGGCCGCATCGCTCGACGTCGCCTACAAGTTCAATCCGACGCTCCGCGCTGCCGGAGCCGACGTTGTGGCGGCGAAGCGCGGCTTCGACGCCACCACCGGCGCGTTCCTGCCGACGTTGTCGCTGGAAGGGCGGGCGTCGCGCGGCAAGGAGTCGATCCTCTACAACAATCAGTACGATCAGGTCAGCGGCAAGCTGGTGGCATCCTGGGACATCTTCAACGGCGGTCAGAGCAGCTGGCGGCGGGAAGAAGCCGCGCAGCGGATGATCGAGCAGCAGCAGCGCCAGGCTCGCCTGCAGCGTGATGCGCTCGAGTCGATCGACAAGGCCTGGGCGGCGCGGACCATCACAAATGATCGAGTCGCCGCGCTGGTGCGCGATGTCGAGGCCGCGCGCCGCACCTTCATCGCCTACAACAAGGAATACGAGCTCGGCCAGCGCACGCTGATCGACCTGCTCAACTCGCAGAACCAGTATTTCAACGCCAACGTGTCCTTGATCTCGGCGCGCGGCGTCGCGGTGTTCGCCGATTATCAGCTTCTCGCCACGATGGGGCAGATGCTGAACTATCTGAAAACCGGCCATCCGCCCGAGACCGAGCTGGTCGACGTGCATCCGAGCGGCTTCATCGGCTACAAGCTCGCGCCGATCCGGCTGGCGGCTCCGTCGCCCGGTCCGGAGCCGCTCAGCACGGTGCCGCCTGTGCAACTGTTCGGGTTCTATTTCAACGGGCCGCCGAAGCTGCCGACCGTGATCAATTTCGACGATCGCTGGGCTTCGCACGAGGTTGCCGAGAGCAGCGCGCTGTTCGTTGCCGCCGGGACTTATGGTCGCAACGCGTCAGCCGCGAAGTAA
- a CDS encoding Hpt domain-containing protein, giving the protein MSRKRPEDIQVASYPDHQVITQANPLRKVMRRVDGAHVDDSIARAEQALAQLASEFGQWMGVECDRLAAAHAALTRDGVTADTRAELFRAAHDIKGDAATFGYPAVALAAFSLCRIIEHAPDLAAVPDELITNHVRAIQAMVREGAAPDKAELQRALNRKLRSVADDYLAAVNRDRPDHLDAVLSPSLAPGE; this is encoded by the coding sequence ATGAGCCGCAAACGCCCCGAAGACATCCAGGTCGCGAGCTATCCCGACCATCAGGTGATCACCCAGGCCAACCCGCTGCGCAAGGTGATGCGCCGGGTCGACGGCGCCCATGTCGACGATTCGATCGCCCGCGCCGAGCAGGCGCTGGCGCAGCTCGCCAGCGAATTCGGCCAATGGATGGGCGTCGAATGCGACCGGCTCGCCGCCGCCCATGCGGCGCTGACGCGCGACGGCGTCACCGCCGACACCCGCGCCGAACTGTTCCGCGCCGCGCACGACATCAAGGGCGACGCCGCGACCTTCGGCTATCCGGCCGTGGCGCTGGCGGCGTTCAGCCTGTGCCGGATCATCGAGCACGCGCCGGATCTCGCCGCGGTGCCGGACGAACTGATCACCAACCACGTCCGCGCCATCCAGGCGATGGTCCGCGAAGGCGCCGCGCCCGACAAGGCCGAGCTGCAGCGCGCGCTGAACCGCAAGCTGCGCAGCGTCGCCGACGACTACCTCGCCGCCGTCAACCGCGACCGCCCCGACCACCTCGACGCCGTGCTGTCGCCGAGCCTGGCGCCGGGGGAGTAG
- a CDS encoding response regulator, with protein sequence MFRIDFNKLRFLVCDDNPHMRRILRTLLHSFGAREVYEAEDGATALETFSHAAPDIVITDWEMPIFDGLELAQMIRQPDSKANPFVPIIMLTSHSEKRRVTLARDAGVTEFLAKPISSKGLYQRVLNVVASPRPFIKTRNYFGPDRRRSAGGGYIGPERRGHGEADVIQQPSLLDKAKVAG encoded by the coding sequence ATGTTCCGTATCGATTTCAACAAGCTGCGCTTCCTGGTGTGCGACGACAATCCGCACATGCGCCGGATCCTGCGCACGCTGCTGCATTCCTTCGGCGCGCGCGAAGTGTACGAGGCCGAGGACGGCGCCACCGCGCTCGAGACCTTCAGCCACGCCGCGCCCGACATCGTCATCACCGACTGGGAAATGCCGATCTTCGACGGGCTCGAACTGGCGCAGATGATCCGCCAGCCGGACTCCAAGGCCAACCCGTTCGTGCCGATCATCATGCTGACCTCGCATTCGGAAAAGCGCCGCGTCACGCTGGCGCGCGACGCCGGCGTCACCGAATTCCTGGCCAAGCCGATCTCGTCGAAGGGGCTGTATCAGCGCGTGCTCAACGTGGTCGCGAGCCCGCGGCCGTTCATCAAGACGCGCAATTATTTCGGGCCGGACCGGCGGCGCAGCGCAGGCGGCGGCTATATCGGCCCCGAGCGGCGCGGCCACGGCGAGGCCGACGTCATCCAGCAGCCGTCGCTGCTCGACAAGGCCAAGGTCGCAGGCTGA
- a CDS encoding HlyD family type I secretion periplasmic adaptor subunit, with product MAQTDFAFSNDVRAAAELRTPKTARMLLFASLALFVTFLTWAHFAVLDEVKRGNGKVVPSRQTQVVQSLEGGIIAELLVQEGAIVDKDQPLARIEDTNFAAQFGEIRERRGAMAARVLRLEAETEGRTGVAFPSELVQVAPRAVEAERLVFEAHVRKLVQDVDVVQQQEIQKTKEIDELRASEKRFSETLALLNREIALTRRLYEQKVVPEIEMLRADRQATDMRGQLAVVQASIVKTEAAVQEARSRRLNITTAFRAQAEDDLAKSRGDLAVLDENIKSAKDRVRRTELRSPVHGVVNKLNITTIGAVVAPGASLMEIVPLDDTLLVEGRIRPQDIAFIRPDHEAVVKLSAYDSSVYGSLHGRVERISADTITDDKGDKNERGETFYRVMVRTEKNHLGTNEQPLPIIPGMVATVEILTGKKSVLDYLIKPARTLRDEALRER from the coding sequence ATGGCACAAACTGATTTCGCCTTCTCCAACGACGTCCGCGCCGCGGCCGAGTTGCGCACGCCGAAGACCGCGCGGATGTTGCTGTTCGCGTCGCTGGCGCTGTTCGTTACCTTTCTGACCTGGGCGCATTTCGCCGTGCTCGACGAGGTCAAGCGCGGCAACGGCAAGGTCGTGCCGTCGCGGCAGACCCAGGTGGTGCAGTCGCTCGAAGGTGGCATCATCGCCGAATTGCTGGTCCAGGAAGGCGCGATCGTCGACAAGGATCAGCCGCTGGCGCGGATCGAAGACACCAACTTCGCCGCACAATTCGGCGAGATTCGCGAACGCCGCGGCGCGATGGCGGCGCGGGTTCTGAGGCTCGAGGCCGAGACCGAAGGCCGTACCGGAGTCGCCTTTCCCAGCGAACTGGTGCAGGTCGCGCCGCGCGCGGTGGAGGCCGAGCGTCTGGTGTTCGAGGCTCACGTCCGCAAGCTCGTGCAGGACGTCGACGTCGTCCAGCAGCAGGAGATCCAGAAGACGAAGGAGATCGACGAACTGCGCGCCAGCGAGAAGCGCTTTTCCGAAACGCTCGCGCTACTCAACCGCGAGATCGCCTTGACGCGCAGGCTCTATGAACAAAAGGTCGTCCCGGAAATCGAGATGCTGCGGGCCGATCGACAGGCCACCGACATGCGCGGCCAGCTCGCGGTGGTGCAGGCGAGCATCGTCAAGACCGAGGCGGCGGTGCAGGAGGCGCGGTCGCGCCGGCTCAACATCACGACGGCGTTTCGTGCGCAGGCCGAGGACGATCTCGCCAAATCCCGCGGCGATCTCGCCGTGCTCGACGAGAACATCAAATCGGCGAAGGATCGTGTCCGTCGCACCGAATTGCGCTCGCCGGTCCACGGCGTCGTCAACAAGCTCAATATCACCACGATCGGGGCGGTGGTCGCGCCCGGCGCAAGCCTGATGGAAATCGTGCCGCTCGACGACACGCTGCTGGTCGAAGGCCGCATCCGGCCGCAGGACATCGCCTTCATCCGCCCCGACCACGAGGCGGTGGTCAAGCTGAGCGCCTACGATTCATCGGTCTACGGATCGCTGCACGGACGCGTCGAGCGGATCAGCGCCGATACCATCACCGACGACAAGGGCGACAAGAACGAGCGCGGCGAGACCTTCTACCGGGTGATGGTGCGGACCGAGAAGAACCATCTCGGTACCAACGAACAGCCGCTGCCGATCATTCCGGGCATGGTGGCCACGGTCGAAATTCTCACCGGCAAGAAATCGGTGCTGGATTATCTGATCAAACCCGCCCGCACCCTGCGCGACGAGGCGCTCCGCGAACGCTGA
- a CDS encoding transglutaminase-like cysteine peptidase, whose protein sequence is MLCGTAPADARTKKSPSESAIESSLPVTAPQVRFFTINAVLAKHDGLRRSASGPVEMASTGPASPSAVASDAPALPAIPTPTDEPFGLMTFRAPEGVLWTKWRGVEAAMDVDAGSVGRCNRDDARCSPSERRFVALMRSAREAGDARTRAELVNRAVNDAVRYVTDYQQHGVADRWTSPLQTLRSGIGDCEDYAIAKYALLRAAGADEADLKLVLVRDLAVRQDHAVLAVRLDGRWLVLDNRRASLLDGRDLQSFMPLFAIDHRGVSLFAAPYAARPHHESESDMAPAADAGTAAASSALPLQL, encoded by the coding sequence ATGCTGTGCGGTACGGCGCCGGCCGACGCGCGGACCAAGAAGTCGCCGTCCGAGAGCGCGATCGAGAGTTCGCTGCCGGTGACGGCGCCGCAGGTTCGATTTTTCACCATCAACGCGGTGCTCGCCAAGCACGACGGGCTGCGACGGTCAGCGTCCGGGCCGGTCGAAATGGCGTCGACGGGGCCGGCATCGCCTTCGGCCGTCGCCAGCGATGCGCCGGCCTTGCCGGCGATCCCGACACCGACCGACGAGCCGTTCGGCCTGATGACCTTCCGTGCCCCTGAGGGCGTGTTGTGGACGAAGTGGCGCGGCGTCGAGGCCGCGATGGATGTGGACGCGGGCTCGGTCGGCCGGTGCAATCGCGACGACGCGCGCTGCTCGCCGTCGGAGCGTCGCTTCGTCGCGTTGATGCGGAGCGCGCGAGAGGCCGGCGATGCGCGAACGCGCGCCGAACTGGTCAACCGCGCCGTCAACGACGCCGTGCGCTACGTCACCGACTATCAGCAGCACGGCGTCGCCGATCGGTGGACGTCGCCGCTGCAGACGCTGCGCAGCGGGATCGGCGACTGCGAGGACTACGCGATCGCCAAATACGCGCTGTTGCGTGCGGCCGGCGCCGACGAGGCGGATCTGAAACTGGTGCTGGTTCGCGATCTCGCGGTGCGCCAGGACCATGCGGTGCTGGCGGTGCGGCTCGACGGCCGCTGGCTGGTACTCGACAATCGCCGCGCGTCGCTGCTGGACGGCCGCGATCTGCAGTCGTTCATGCCGTTGTTTGCGATCGATCACCGCGGCGTCAGCCTGTTTGCCGCGCCCTATGCCGCTCGCCCGCACCATGAGAGCGAGAGCGACATGGCGCCGGCCGCTGACGCCGGGACTGCGGCTGCAAGCTCCGCGCTGCCGCTGCAACTCTGA
- a CDS encoding tetratricopeptide repeat protein, translated as MTKASRLLAFALLSTALIAPPAFAAPDSDPAPPPRSDGKSGKKKQSEQRFRDGYRAAYATIYERGDYAAGIAQLRALGRDDNASVATLLGYSHRKLGDYKLAQAYYERALKTDPNHVRTWQYYGLWQVEQGNRERAQYHLDRIAALCGNTACAEYTSLAAAIGGAGGSY; from the coding sequence ATGACCAAAGCTTCGCGACTGCTCGCCTTCGCCCTGCTCTCGACCGCGCTGATCGCGCCGCCGGCATTCGCCGCGCCGGATTCCGACCCGGCGCCGCCGCCGCGCTCGGACGGCAAGTCCGGCAAGAAGAAGCAGTCCGAGCAGCGCTTCCGCGACGGCTACCGCGCCGCTTACGCGACGATCTACGAGCGCGGCGACTACGCGGCCGGCATCGCTCAGCTCAGGGCGCTCGGCCGCGACGACAACGCCTCGGTGGCGACGCTGCTCGGCTATTCGCATCGCAAGCTCGGCGACTATAAGCTGGCGCAGGCGTATTACGAACGCGCGCTGAAGACCGACCCGAACCACGTCCGCACCTGGCAGTATTACGGCCTGTGGCAGGTCGAGCAGGGCAATCGCGAGCGCGCGCAATATCACCTCGACCGCATCGCCGCGTTGTGCGGCAACACCGCTTGCGCGGAATACACCTCGCTCGCCGCGGCGATCGGCGGCGCCGGCGGATCGTACTGA
- a CDS encoding sodium:solute symporter, whose translation MPQIDVLVIAAAALSTLVIWLGVVVQGRIAAALASRR comes from the coding sequence ATGCCTCAGATCGATGTTCTGGTGATTGCCGCCGCCGCGCTGTCCACGCTGGTGATCTGGCTCGGCGTCGTGGTGCAGGGCCGCATCGCCGCAGCGCTCGCATCGCGGCGCTAG
- a CDS encoding NAD kinase, which produces MSTSPRRDRIAFVASQSAEAQAAQAQLVSIYGNHDAAEADVVVALGGDGLMLQTLHQQMRSGTPIYGMHRGTVGFLMNEYSTHDLPRRLQAARETVIHPLLMRATDIYGEVHIHHAINEVSLFRQSHQAARLRIIIDERERMSELVADGILVATPAGSTAYNLSAQGPILPINAQLLALTPISAFRPRRWRGALLPDNAFVVIEVLEVDKRPVAAVADHDEARDVRRVEVISDKTIALRMLFDPGHSLEERILSEQFGT; this is translated from the coding sequence ATGAGCACTTCCCCGCGACGCGACCGCATCGCCTTCGTCGCGAGCCAGAGCGCGGAAGCGCAAGCGGCGCAGGCACAACTGGTGTCGATCTACGGCAATCACGACGCCGCCGAGGCCGATGTCGTGGTCGCGCTCGGCGGCGACGGCCTGATGCTGCAGACGCTGCACCAGCAGATGCGCAGCGGCACGCCGATCTACGGCATGCATCGCGGCACGGTCGGCTTCCTGATGAACGAATACTCGACGCACGATCTGCCGCGCCGGCTCCAGGCTGCGCGCGAGACCGTGATCCATCCGCTGCTGATGCGCGCCACCGACATCTACGGCGAAGTGCACATCCATCACGCCATCAACGAGGTCTCGTTGTTCCGGCAGAGCCATCAGGCGGCGCGCTTGCGCATCATCATCGACGAGCGCGAGCGGATGAGCGAGCTCGTCGCCGACGGCATTCTGGTCGCGACGCCGGCCGGCTCGACCGCCTATAATCTCTCGGCGCAGGGTCCGATCCTGCCGATCAACGCACAGTTACTTGCGCTGACGCCGATCTCGGCGTTCCGGCCGCGGCGCTGGCGCGGGGCGCTGCTGCCGGACAACGCCTTCGTGGTGATCGAGGTGCTGGAAGTCGACAAGCGCCCGGTCGCGGCGGTGGCCGATCACGACGAGGCGCGCGACGTGCGACGGGTCGAGGTGATCTCCGACAAGACCATCGCGCTACGGATGCTGTTCGACCCCGGCCACAGCCTCGAGGAACGCATCCTGAGCGAACAGTTCGGCACCTGA
- a CDS encoding type I secretion system permease/ATPase, protein MNIQSSDFDLTGASSTTPPSALASHPDPLSDSLLFLASHHGRALSRSALLSGLPLERGILTVGLYERAAQRAGLEAQLIERPLQDIPALVLPCVLMLHDGSTRILLSIDGAGRLVVVDPSHGDAQAAERLEAVAAQYSGFAYFVRPATVADPRAVASGDLPKSHWFWSVVGRFGANYAHVAIAAFIVNILALAAPLFTMSVYDRVIPNGAIPSLVALGIGLGLAIAFDFLLKVVRSRIIDMTGKKIDVVLAARIFEHVMALKMDKRPPSVGILANQMRDFDSVREFFTSGTVVSATDMLFAILFIAVLFMIAGPLGWIPLAMLPVMIIVGLLIQRPLDKAMRRMQAESAARHGILVESLNGIETVRAVAGESRVQTVWERSVAATARSSEDVQFWASLAMTAASVASQLCSLLLVVVGVFLILDGKLSVGALVAANMLAGRVLGPIAGIAGVMTRATQTSSALRSIDRLMSLERERPPEKIYVAREIKQGAIQFKNVSFSYPNSQAKALDNVSFQIRPGEKIGIIGRVGSGKTTVGRLATAFYPPGEGTILIDGIDIRQYDPADLRAGIGFVLQDTDLFYGKLRDNITLGRSGATDAEVLEASRLAGVETFIAGHPEGYDMMIAEGGRSLSGGQKQAIGLARVLIRKPRVLFLDEPTAHFDVRSEGEFLERLKTLANGEMTIIVSTHRPSLLSLVDRILVFEQGRIVADGPTEQVLTKLRPQPTAAPAAAARG, encoded by the coding sequence GTGAATATTCAGTCCTCAGACTTCGATCTCACTGGAGCTTCGTCCACGACGCCCCCGAGCGCGCTGGCGTCGCACCCGGATCCGTTGAGCGACAGTCTGCTGTTTCTCGCCTCGCATCACGGACGCGCGCTCAGCCGCAGTGCGCTGTTGTCCGGCCTGCCGCTCGAACGTGGCATTCTCACTGTCGGTCTCTACGAGCGCGCAGCGCAGCGCGCCGGGCTCGAAGCCCAGCTCATAGAGCGTCCGCTGCAGGACATTCCGGCGCTGGTGCTGCCCTGCGTGCTGATGCTGCACGACGGTTCGACCCGGATCCTGCTGAGCATCGATGGCGCCGGGCGGCTGGTCGTGGTCGATCCGTCGCACGGCGATGCCCAGGCCGCGGAGCGTCTCGAGGCCGTCGCCGCGCAATATTCCGGCTTCGCTTACTTCGTGAGGCCGGCGACGGTCGCCGATCCGCGGGCGGTGGCGAGCGGCGATCTGCCGAAGTCGCACTGGTTCTGGTCGGTGGTCGGCCGGTTCGGGGCCAACTATGCGCACGTCGCGATCGCCGCCTTCATCGTCAACATCCTGGCGCTGGCGGCGCCGCTGTTCACGATGAGCGTGTACGACCGCGTGATCCCGAATGGTGCGATCCCGTCGCTGGTCGCGCTCGGCATCGGCCTTGGGCTCGCGATCGCGTTCGATTTCCTGCTCAAGGTGGTGCGCAGCCGGATCATCGACATGACCGGCAAGAAGATCGACGTCGTTCTGGCGGCCCGGATCTTCGAGCACGTGATGGCGCTGAAGATGGACAAGCGCCCGCCCTCGGTCGGCATCCTCGCCAACCAGATGCGCGACTTCGACTCGGTGCGGGAGTTCTTCACCTCCGGCACCGTGGTGTCGGCCACCGACATGCTGTTCGCGATCCTGTTCATCGCGGTGCTGTTCATGATCGCCGGACCGCTCGGCTGGATTCCGCTGGCGATGCTGCCGGTGATGATCATCGTCGGCCTGCTGATCCAGCGTCCGCTCGACAAGGCAATGCGGCGGATGCAGGCGGAGTCGGCGGCCCGCCATGGCATTCTGGTCGAGTCGCTGAACGGCATCGAGACCGTCCGCGCCGTGGCCGGCGAGAGCCGGGTGCAGACGGTGTGGGAACGTTCGGTCGCGGCGACGGCGCGCTCCAGCGAGGACGTGCAGTTCTGGGCCTCGCTGGCGATGACCGCGGCGAGCGTCGCCAGCCAGCTCTGCAGCCTGCTGCTGGTGGTGGTCGGCGTGTTCCTGATCCTCGACGGCAAGCTGTCGGTCGGCGCGCTGGTTGCAGCCAACATGCTGGCAGGCCGCGTGCTGGGACCGATCGCGGGCATCGCCGGGGTGATGACGCGTGCCACGCAGACGAGTTCGGCGCTGCGCTCGATCGACCGGCTGATGTCGCTGGAGCGTGAACGGCCGCCGGAGAAGATCTACGTCGCCCGCGAGATCAAGCAGGGCGCGATCCAGTTCAAGAACGTCAGCTTCTCGTACCCCAACAGCCAGGCCAAGGCGCTCGACAACGTCTCGTTCCAGATCCGGCCTGGCGAGAAGATCGGCATCATCGGGCGTGTCGGCTCGGGCAAGACCACGGTCGGCCGGCTCGCCACCGCGTTCTATCCGCCGGGCGAAGGCACCATCCTGATCGACGGCATCGACATCCGTCAGTACGACCCGGCCGATCTGCGCGCCGGCATCGGGTTCGTGCTGCAGGACACCGATCTGTTCTACGGCAAGCTGCGCGACAACATCACGCTGGGCCGCTCCGGCGCGACCGACGCGGAAGTGCTCGAAGCCTCGCGGCTGGCCGGCGTCGAGACCTTCATCGCCGGTCATCCGGAGGGCTACGACATGATGATCGCCGAGGGCGGCCGCAGCCTGTCCGGCGGCCAGAAGCAGGCGATCGGTCTGGCCCGCGTGCTGATCCGCAAGCCGCGTGTGTTGTTCCTCGACGAGCCGACAGCGCATTTCGACGTGCGCAGCGAAGGCGAATTCCTCGAACGGTTGAAGACACTCGCGAACGGCGAGATGACCATCATCGTCTCGACGCACCGGCCTTCGCTGCTGTCGCTGGTCGATCGCATCCTGGTTTTCGAGCAGGGCAGGATCGTCGCCGACGGCCCGACCGAACAGGTTCTGACCAAGCTGCGGCCGCAACCGACGGCGGCCCCGGCAGCCGCCGCGCGCGGGTGA
- the rlmB gene encoding 23S rRNA (guanosine(2251)-2'-O)-methyltransferase RlmB yields MSPKERNPRFQRRDNLDRGRPQGSGGRHGARERDPDGPAILYGWHTVTAALANPARRIRKLWLTENAARKLADENIDTRVTPEMVRPGDIDRRLGPDAVHQGMLAEADPLDSPRIDTLPEDGIVLVLDQITDPHNVGAIMRSAAAFAVKAIVTTARHSPEATGVLAKSASGALELVPLVLVTNLARALTELEDRGFLTVGLDSEGSADLAAVELRQPLALVLGAEGKGLRQLTRETCSVVARLDMPGAIKSLNVSNAAALALYIGASRLGLMR; encoded by the coding sequence ATGAGTCCGAAAGAGCGAAATCCGCGGTTTCAGCGCCGCGACAATCTGGATCGCGGCCGACCGCAGGGATCGGGCGGGCGCCACGGCGCGCGCGAGCGTGATCCCGACGGTCCGGCGATCCTGTATGGCTGGCACACCGTCACCGCCGCGCTGGCCAATCCCGCGCGCCGCATCCGCAAGCTGTGGCTGACCGAGAACGCCGCGCGAAAGCTCGCCGACGAGAACATCGACACAAGGGTGACGCCCGAGATGGTGCGCCCCGGCGACATCGACCGGCGGCTCGGGCCGGACGCGGTGCATCAGGGCATGCTGGCGGAAGCCGATCCGCTCGACTCGCCGCGGATCGACACCCTGCCCGAGGACGGCATCGTGTTGGTGCTCGACCAGATCACCGATCCGCACAATGTCGGCGCGATCATGCGCTCGGCCGCGGCGTTCGCCGTCAAGGCGATCGTCACCACCGCGCGGCACAGCCCGGAGGCGACCGGCGTGCTGGCGAAATCGGCCTCGGGCGCGCTGGAGCTGGTGCCGCTGGTGCTGGTGACCAACCTCGCCCGCGCGCTGACTGAGCTCGAGGACCGCGGCTTCCTCACCGTCGGGCTCGACAGCGAAGGCAGCGCCGACCTCGCCGCAGTCGAGCTGCGGCAACCGCTGGCGCTGGTGCTCGGCGCCGAGGGCAAGGGCCTGCGCCAGCTCACGCGCGAAACGTGTAGCGTCGTGGCGCGGCTCGACATGCCGGGCGCGATCAAGAGCCTCAACGTCTCCAACGCCGCCGCGCTGGCGCTGTATATCGGCGCCAGCCGGCTCGGGCTGATGCGCTGA